From Acidovorax sp. 1608163:
AACTGGGCCAGCTTGGGCGCTATGTCCCCCAGTAGTTGCTGGGCACGCGATGGCTGAGCGGCACCGGCTTGGGGTGCCGCGGCCACTGCGGGCGCAGCTTGATAGACCGCTTCGCTGACCTGTTCAAACCAGTCTGCGGTCTTGCCATCCAGTGCCTCTTGAATGGCGACGTGCGCCATGGCGCTGTCCGGTGCTGCGCCATGCCAGTGGCGCGTGTGCGCGGGAATGTGCACCACATCACCCACCCGGATTTCCTGCACCGGGCCATCCAGGCGCTGCACCCGCCCCACACCCGAGGTAACGATCAGCGTCTGCCCCAGTGGATGGGTGTGCCACGCGGTGCGTGCGCCCGGCGCAAAGGTCACGCTGCCAGCGGACGTGCGATGCGAGGCATCGGTGGGCGTGAGAAGCATCTCGACTTGGACGCTGCCGGTGAAGTTCTGCGCCGACGCCACCTGCACCTGACGCGATGCGGCGCGGGAGATGAGCAACTCGGACTCTGCTGCACCAGCAACGTCCAGCATCGAAAGTGCGAGCGCAGCGACCGTGAATGGTTTCATTGTGAAGTTCCTTGTTGGGGGTGGGTGGAATGGCCGTGTTCCAAGGTCGCGCGGGATGGCTTGTGGGGAATGAACCAAAGCGCATCAGCGTCCCACGCGCGCCTGCAGTGCAGCGGGGTAGCGGTCCCCCTGGATGGGCACCTGGTTCAACACTTGGTCAATCGAGGCCCGCTCTGCAGCGCTCAATGCCATATCAACCGCACCCAGGTTTTCGTCCA
This genomic window contains:
- a CDS encoding carboxymuconolactone decarboxylase family protein, coding for MKPFTVAALALSMLDVAGAAESELLISRAASRQVQVASAQNFTGSVQVEMLLTPTDASHRTSAGSVTFAPGARTAWHTHPLGQTLIVTSGVGRVQRLDGPVQEIRVGDVVHIPAHTRHWHGAAPDSAMAHVAIQEALDGKTADWFEQVSEAVYQAAPAVAAAPQAGAAQPSRAQQLLGDIAPKLAQLTDDVLFGDVWARPGLSPRDRSLVTVSALIAMNRPDQLRSHMALARRNGVTEAELVEAVTQLAFYAGWPNAVTAVGVARDVFKSDPQ